The window CTCTTTGGTCGAAGCATCTATTTCCTGCTTCCATATGGAATATAGGAATATGCCTTCTTTTTGCTGCAATAGCACATAAACAACTATTAGTATCACCCAGTACTAAAAAAGCCTCTGGTTTTACCTCTTCCATAATAGGATCAATTTTGACTAGGATATTACCAATGGTTTCTACTGCTGTTCCAGTAGCTGCATTAAGAAAATAATCAGGCTTTTTTAATTTAAAATCCTTAAAAAACACTTCATTCAATTCATAATCATAATTTTGACCCGTATGAACAAGGATATGTTCAATAGCCTCGGATTCTTCTAATTTATTAATAACCGCAGACAATCTTATAATTTCTGGTCTAGTACCAATGACTGTCATCACTTTTAATTTCTTCACTATTATTTATACCCCCAAATAATACGTATCCGGCTTTTCTGGATTAAAGCATTCATTAACCCACATTACTGTTACAAGATCATTATCTCCAACATTCACAATTGAGTGGGTGTATCCAGTAGGTATATCAACAACCTGTAACCTATCCCCACTTACTCTATATTCTATGATTTCTTCTGAATCTATTTTTCTAAACCTAATCAGGCCTTCACCACTTACTACCAAGAATTTTTCGTTTTTGGTATGATGCCAATGATTACCTTTTGTAATCCCAGGTTTTGAAACATTTACTGAAACTTGTCCTCTATCAGGAGTTCTTATAAATTCTGTAAAGGAACCTCTATTATCACAATTCATTTTTAGATCATAAGAAAACTTGTTTTCTGGTAAAAAGCTTAAATAAGTACTGTAAAGCTTTTTAGTTAGTGCATCCTCCATATTAGGAACACTTAAATCTGTTCTGCTTCCTTTGAATCCTTTAATCATTCTTGCTAATTCACCCAATTTAATATTGTGTGTTATTGGAACAATACAAAATCTATCCTGCTGAGTTGGGATACCTTCTAAAGCTTTCATAAATTCTTCTAAGACGTCATCAATATAGCAGAGCGTCAGTTCTGCATCTGGATTGTTCACTTTAATTTCTATATCTCTAGAAATATTATGACAGTATGTGGCCACGACCGTATTGTAATTAGGTCTACTCCATTTTCCAAATATATTAGCTAGTCGATAGACTAATGCTATAGCACCAGTTTCTTTACTGTGCGCAAATAATAAGTCTTCTCCAGCCTTCTTACTTTCTCCATAGGGGTTTTCCTTTTCTGCTTGAATAGATGAAGTAATAAGTACTGGTGCTTTATTACCATGTTCCTTTAGTAGATTTAGCAATTTAGCCGTAAAACCAATATTACCTTCGATAAATTCAGTTTCATCTTTTGGTCTGTTTACCCCAGCTAAATGAAATACAAAGTCACATTCTTTTGTATATCTTTCTAGTAATGAACTATCGCTTTCTCTAGTAAACTCAAATATATTGTTATTACCTTTATTTTTAAGCTCTGCGATAAGATTTTTTCCTACAAAACCATTCGCGCCTGTAACCAGAATATTCATTTAATTTATTCCACCCTTTAGTTCATTACGTGAAGATTTTTAGTCCATTCCTCAAGCTCTTTTTGCACATAATCTATCTCAAGCAATTTTTCTTTTATCTGTTCTACGTTAAGGATTTGTGTGTTGTGGGAATTATATTCTTCTTCAGTAGTGAGCTTTTGATCTCCCTCAGCGAAATACTTATCATAATTTAAATCTCTTTGGTCAGCTGGAACCCTAAAGAACCCACCTAAATCCTCTGATACTACATATTCTTCTCTTGTAAGAAGTGTCTCATATAACTTCTCACCATGACGAGTACCTATAACCTTAATCTCATTATCAGCATCAAATAGCTCTATAATGGCTTTGGCAAGGTCACCCACTGTACTTGCCGGCGATTTTTGAACCATAATATCTCCTGCCTCTGCATTTTGAAATGCAAATACTACTAGTTCAACCGCTTCTTCAAGACTCATAAGAAATCTTGTCATATTCGGATCGGTTACCGTAAGTGGCTGCCCAGTTTTAATTTGTTCGATAAATAACGGTATAAC of the Bacillus sp. 1NLA3E genome contains:
- a CDS encoding nucleoside-diphosphate sugar epimerase/dehydratase produces the protein MFKDKTLLITGGTGSFGNAVMERFLDTDIKEIRIFSRDEKKQDDMRKLYKHDKLKFYLGDVRDLGSVKNAMHGVDYIFHAAALKQVPSCEFFPLEAVKTNILGTDNVLTAAIDYGVKKVICLSTDKAAYPINAMGISKAMMEKVFVAKSRTVSPERTLICGTRYGNVMASRGSVIPLFIEQIKTGQPLTVTDPNMTRFLMSLEEAVELVVFAFQNAEAGDIMVQKSPASTVGDLAKAIIELFDADNEIKVIGTRHGEKLYETLLTREEYVVSEDLGGFFRVPADQRDLNYDKYFAEGDQKLTTEEEYNSHNTQILNVEQIKEKLLEIDYVQKELEEWTKNLHVMN
- a CDS encoding capsular polysaccharide biosynthesis protein CapF, which gives rise to MNILVTGANGFVGKNLIAELKNKGNNNIFEFTRESDSSLLERYTKECDFVFHLAGVNRPKDETEFIEGNIGFTAKLLNLLKEHGNKAPVLITSSIQAEKENPYGESKKAGEDLLFAHSKETGAIALVYRLANIFGKWSRPNYNTVVATYCHNISRDIEIKVNNPDAELTLCYIDDVLEEFMKALEGIPTQQDRFCIVPITHNIKLGELARMIKGFKGSRTDLSVPNMEDALTKKLYSTYLSFLPENKFSYDLKMNCDNRGSFTEFIRTPDRGQVSVNVSKPGITKGNHWHHTKNEKFLVVSGEGLIRFRKIDSEEIIEYRVSGDRLQVVDIPTGYTHSIVNVGDNDLVTVMWVNECFNPEKPDTYYLGV